A single window of Sebastes umbrosus isolate fSebUmb1 chromosome 16, fSebUmb1.pri, whole genome shotgun sequence DNA harbors:
- the ctage5 gene encoding transport and Golgi organization protein 1 homolog isoform X1 yields the protein MAFNTILWGAGIVLGILPQLNLGLLSDYKICGDPECESMMSRVQAVRDHHGADCRFLSFRRGNTILVYHKLTGKREDLWAGSIDRQFGYFPKDAVQEEQVYATMERAVETQKSDFFCMDESGYPIDSSHLDDDDDDDDDQKIQNQGSETTQTAPYTDDTNAEGPSTSEDPSTESPVSAQEADGISAEEDENKNVGDALKEPQEIPAAPNEQGGSAPSTWLGSSVTGWLGLAKEEEAGSLAEGEKKDERKEMQAEASVASSVTGWLGFGREAKPDDAVKSREEEGETADSYVSTMTGWLGYGGEKKTDNSAEKGQDEEREDDEEPAETFRSRRMSLDLEGSQLHEEEKKEMGTLDWLGNGLSSTLGFGLTNQESGHETTPERQAKETIQEEEGQPASGSWLDMGIGDMLGFGKDKSEVEESEGSGFKETEEDKTLEELTGSENDTSQSQPVLIEEVRTETSNESKVDETPKDQNADSNNSDIGTSDSRRDSVLPEDAAYKVDLKDISQAVGGMSSMLNSSKEEEEYNVSDDHKKEKKVLDEGRSAEMEGQDHQMPKTAENEGEDNNREPGEDKMKTERDMDQDFFTQFDNNLGPDLSSVGKVEEDKTEDVDVGEVEEDKTKGVDVGVDVGEVEADKTEDVNVGEVEEDKTEDVDVGKVEEDKTEDVDEGEVEEDKTEDVDVGEVEEDKTEDVDVGEVEEDKTEDVVEEGAQILNQINYTEESTDTSVATGASSDDREGEGNNAGTEFSTTQTDDSAGESGQSLLSSGTAVERNEPISNEDDILPAHSVETSVDHSDSVAVIDDNTETGTRQGQLGQQGEGSSQEFGASHSTNRSTESMSENASEEDRRTFSTSESTTQIENNADQDSTVSQREATQKDGDGHELTEAVKDTEKDSDEISLQPVQTETTGFGKYIVNENGLKSAIGSETETQTDEVEESKDEEKQGEIEELKEEGKQQEVEDLKEEMEEEKQQQMRVIKEEGKQEEVQELKEEKKQEEMEELKEQEKQQEMREIKEEGRQEGVEELKEEEMEKLKEEEIEEEMEEVNEGTKQQEELKEEDKQDKVKELKKEEKQEGVKELKEEGKQEDVEELKEEEMEKSKEEEIKEEMEEVNEGTKQQEELKEEEKQEEVKQLKAEEIKDEMEEINEGTKQQEELKEEKKEEEVKELKKEEKVEEVKELKEEEIKDEMEEIKEEKKQQDELKEEEKQEEVKQLKAEEIKDEMDEINEGTKQQEELKEEKTEEVKELKEEEKKEEVKELKEEEKQQEIEELKEENSLHYLSQKDTDSPESESNEIETQDESSSESVFSEKSTQTQKSQTENPQMEENNKQEEVEDEMKQEVEEKQEMENVEGERRNKEEERSINKCSNELCPQASEDRLMRDGEGNDSADRLSSIDEGTGKQDAVAVKDQMLADRTGVGQTVPVESMEKDEDGIQEEEKDEGGTEGGMEDSISSSDLVESQAVISEQTLLSGGDNKGRAESESGGTFGLFQSAFSYFRSPITETEASTEPTQSLDCNTGETSQASLPPEQELDSTTDSSQVYVQDLHTDSPVTVSQQQPSFTDTQTSSPSPTQTHSEPKHLTKHYKNLLAHMNADETDVLTELLGRHKLQFLDYILGSSETTTRDPDNDKLILLDIERLLRYHRETLVAPSMKLSDAPREDKDKTRALIALQKLEMLLERVRETFNTAEASCVGESCSTHGEDQGTDTEEDSSVGNDTPRDEWMGEDKEKDRVTEEERKGEKGKRSEEEERASSESHPHIQPGSPRPPEGVVKQILDFVHQIAEETTTHVHAVRELLIWLTVQVVSSLPDDIRPGPDLYGVPWEPVIFSSVVGLVTMLLFTCRCYSSVKSRMYSSKERWMAEQVAQLLDEKCKVLETLSKCQQEHDDLENSLRDSGVLAQTQKTEQLEVKARQLGHAKREMDRDLEQLKDQLDQQREYRTEQENRIAGLEESMKTFEEETKDLQSQEEQAQTTLKVYNMNCDRLQRNLETAGEENTLLQESNAQLRQQVEGWAERVSELEAEMSRCEISHSGMLQDVANKDERITSLTDRLLRMKAWDSDLEEEGGEEGGEKETSNGTAGRGEANGRGDIMDTQGHLQKVQKLIYAAKLNADLKSVDEDKDRLFAKLNDEVKAKEDLQVSIKEMDNEKVSLQSDTEQYADQVQRLQQKLHIMTEMYQENELKLHRLLTVEEKERIQKEEKLNKADKNIALAMEELSNYRQRAGEMEEELEKTKQSYQTQISAHEKKAHNNWLAARAAERDLADIRRENALFRQKLTDTQFKLDALDKDPYALDSLARPLPFRAERSPYGPSPLGRPASETRAFLSPPTLMDGPPARLSPRVSRGPMEPPGGQGELERSGGPHSDSGSISPTWERDRRGPPPGPPGPPGPLGHPGYMFPEPGGPMYRRPPPGPLGHLPPGSLPPGPLHPRGLPPGPPHPADMADGSYRENNLGPGEQELRESGPGDRRTPPESDPRMGGGPPMGPMGPMGPMDGPFPRRAPYGPPPPDFYGPRGPGGPPMMPMWAPPPPGMMFPPRFPSGGPSLPPHYGPPMRHPLPDGHPHRHMGPPQQSLPFPPHSRSPEEHTPSPEDAI from the exons ATGGCTTTTAACACAATCCTGTGGGGTGCAGGCATAGTTTTGGGGATTTTACCTCAATTAAATCTGGGATTGCTGTCTGACTACAAGATCTGTGGAGATCCTGAGTGTGAAA gcatgATGAGCAGAGTGCAGGCCGTCAGGGACCACCATGGTGCGGACTGCCGTTTCCTGAGCTTCAGACGAGGAAACACCATTTTGGTTTACCACAAACTGACCGGGAAGAGGGAAGACCTCTGGGCAGGCAGT ATTGACAGACAGTTTGGCTATTTCCCAAAGGATGCAGTGCAAGAGGAGCAGGTTTATGCTACGATGGAGAGAGCAGTGGAAACACAG AAATCTGATTTCTTCTGTATGGATGAGTCTGGTTACCCCATTGACTCCAGTCATCtggacgatgatgatgatgatgatgatgatcagaAAATCCAGAACCAGGGGTCAGAAACCACCCAAACTGCTCCATACACCGATGACACAAACGCTGAAGGTCCTTCAACATCTGAAGATCCCTCTACAGAATCTCCAGTTTCAGCACAGGAAGCTGACGGCATATCGGCAGAAGAGGACGAAAACAAAAATGTTGGTGACGCTCTCAAGGAACCACAGGAGATTCCCGCGGCTCCGAACGAACAAGGTGGGTCTGCCCCCTCTACCTGGCTTGGTTCTTCAGTGACAGGATGGTTAGGTCTAGCTAAAGAGGAAGAGGCTGGCAGTTTggcagaaggagagaaaaaagatgaGAGGAAAGAGATGCAGGCCGAAGCTTCTGTCGCTTCTTCAGTGACGGGATGGCTGGGGTTTGGAAGAGAAGCAAAACCTGATGATGCTGTgaaaagcagagaagaagaaggagaaactGCTGATTCTTACGTTTCAACCATGACTGGGTGGCTTGGCTatggaggggagaaaaaaacagataattCGGCAGAGAAAGGGcaagatgaagagagagaagatgacgaagaaccagcagagacattcAGGAGCAGGAGGATGTCTCTGGACCTAGAAGGCAGCCAATTAcatgaagaggagaagaaagagatggGGACATTGGATTGGCTAGGAAACGGATTGTCAAGCACGCTGGGGTTTGGCCTGACCAATCAGGAGTCGGGGCATGAGACAACACCTGAAAGACAGGCCAAGGAGACAATCCAGGAGGAGGAAGGACAGCCAGCATCTGGTTCTTGGTTGGATATGGGGATCGGGGACATGTTAGGCTTCGGGAAAGACAAGAGTGAAGTTGAGGAGAGTGAAGGAAGTGGTTTTAAGGAGACAGAAGAGGACAAAACCTTAGAAGAACTGACAGGTTCAGAGAATGATACCAGTCAATCTCAACCAGTACTGATAGAGGAGGTGAGGACAGAAACTAGCAATGAATCAAAGGTGGATGAAACTCCAAAAGACCAGAATGCTGACAGTAATAATAGTGATATAGGTACTTCAGACAGTAGGAGGGATAGTGTCTTACCTGAAGACGCAGCATACAAGGTCGATCTAAAAGATATTTCTCAGGCTGTAGGTGGAATGTCTTCAATGCTCAACAGCAgtaaggaggaagaggaatatAATGTTTCAGATGATcacaagaaagagaaaaaggtcCTAGATGAGGGAAGATCTGCTGAAATGGAGGGTCAAGATCATCAGATGCCCAAAACAGCAGAAAATGAAGGTGAGGATAATAACAGAGAGCCAGGagaagacaaaatgaaaactgaAAGAGACATGGATCAGGATTTTTTTACACAATTTGACAACAATTTAGGGCCTGACTTAAGTTCTGTAGGCAAGGTTGAGGAGGACAAAACCGAGGACGTGGATGTAGGCGAGGTTGAGGAGGACAAAACCAAGGGCGTGGATGTAGGCGTGGATGTAGGCGAGGTTGAGGCGGACAAAACCGAGGACGTGAATGTAGGTGAGGTTGAGGAGGACAAAACAGAGGACGTGGATGTAGGCAAGGTTGAGGAGGACAAAACAGAGGACGTGGATGAAGGCGAGGTTGAGGAGGACAAAACCGAGGACGTGGATGTAGGCGAGGTTGAGGAGGACAAAACAGAGGACGTGGATGTAGGCGAGGTTGAGGAGGACAAAACGGAGGACGTGGTTGAGGAAGGTGCCCAGATCCTAAATCAGATCAATTACACAGAAGAATCCACCGATACATCTGTTGCAACTGGTGCTAGTAGTGATGATCGTGAAGGTGAAGGGAATAATGCAGGGACAGAATTTTCCACGACTCAGACTGATGACTCAGCAGGAGAGAGCGGTCAGTCTTTGTTGTCATCGGGCACAGCTGTGGAGAGAAATGAACCGATCTCCAATGAGGATGACATTTTACCTGCTCACAGTGTAGAAACCAGTGTTGATCACTCAGATTCAGTAGCTGTGATTGACGATAACACAGAAACAGGGACACGTCAGGGACAGTTAGGACAGCAGGGGGAGGGCAGCTCTCAGGAGTTTGGAGCATCCCATTCTACCAATAGAAGTACTGAATCTATGTCTGAAAATGCCTCAGAGGAGGACAGAAGAACGTTTTCCACTAGTGAGAGCACAACACAgatagaaaacaatgcagatCAGGACTCAACCGTGTCTCAACGGGAGGCCACACAAAAGGATGGTGATGGACACGAGCTAACGGAAGCTGTTAAAGACACTGAGAAAGATAGCGACGAAATCAGCCTCCAGCCCGTCCAAACTGAGACAACAGGGTTTGGGAAATAtattgtgaatgaaaacggtCTAAAGTCAGCTATAGGCTCTGAAACTGAGACTCAGACTGATGAAGTGGAAGAGTCAAAGGACGAGGAAAAGCAGGGGGAGATAGAAGAGTTAAAAGAGGAGGGGAAacagcaggaggtggaggactTAAAAGAGGAGATGGAAGAGGAGAAACAGCAGCAAATGAGGGTGATAAAGGAAGAGGGGAAacaggaggaggtgcaggagttaaaggaggagaagaagcaggaggagatgGAAGAGTTAAAGGAACAGGAGAAACAACAGGAAATGAGGGAGATAAAGGAAGAGGGGAGACAGGAGGGGgtggaggagttaaaggaggaggagatggaaaagttaaaggaagaggagatagaagaggagatggaggaggtaAATGAGGGGACGAAACAGCAGGAAGAGTTAAAGGAAGAGGACAAACAGGACAAAGTGAAGGAAttaaagaaggaggagaaacagGAGGGAGTGAAGGAGTTAAAGGAAGAGGGGAAACAGGAGGATgtggaggagttaaaggaggaggagatggaaaagtcaaaggaagaggagataaaagaggagatggaggaggtaAATGAGGGGACGAAACAGCAGGAAGAGttaaaggaagaggagaagcaGGAGGAAGTGAAGCAGTTAAAGGCAGAGGAGATAAAGGATGAGATGGAGGAGATAAATGAGGGGACGAAACAGCAGGAAGAGTtaaaggaagagaagaaagaggaggaagtgaaggagttaaagaaagaggagaaagtggaggaagtgaaggagttaaaggaagaggagataaaggatgagatggaggagataaaggaggagaagaagcagcAGGATGAGttaaaggaagaggagaagcaGGAGGAAGTGAAGCAGCTAAAGGCAGAGGAGATAAAAGATGAGATGGACGAGATAAATGAGGGGACGAAACAGCAGGAAGAGTTAAAGGAAGAGAAGACAGAGGAAGTGAAGGAgttaaaagaagaagagaaaaaggaggaagtgaaggagttgaaggaagaggagaagcaGCAGGAGATAGAAGAGTTAAAAGAGGAAAACAGCCTCCACTATTTATCTCAGAAAGACACTGACAGTCCAGAGTCAGAGAGCAACGAGATAGAGACACAAGATGAGAGCAGCTCAGAATCTGTGTTCTCTGAAAAGTCCACGCAGACTCAAAAGAGTCAGACTGAAAACCCACAGAtggaagaaaataataaacaggaggaggtggaagatGAAATGAAACAGGAGGTTGAGGAAAAGCAGGAGATGGAGAATGTGGAGGgtgagaggaggaacaaagaggaggagaggagcattAATAAATGTTCAAACGAACTCTGTCCTCAAGCTAGCGAAGACAGACTTATGAGGGACGGAGAGGGAAATGATTCTGCTGATAGGTTGAGCTCAATAGATGAAGGGACAGGAAAGCAAGATGCAGTGGCTGTCAAGGATCAGATGTTAGCAGATAGGACAGGAGTGGGTCAGACAGTACCAGTTGAAAGCATGGAGAAAGATGAGGATGGAATacaggaggaagaaaaggatgaaggagggacagagggaggaatgGAGGATTCAATTTCCTCTAGTGACCTCGTTGAAAGCCAGGCTGTGATATCTGAGCAAACTCTTCTGTCTGGTGGCGACAATAAAGGGAGAGCAGAGAGTGAAAGCGGAGGAACATTCGGCCTTTTCCAAAGCGCCTTTAGCTATTTCAGATCGCCCATCACCGAAACTGAGGCGTCCACAGAACCTACCCAAAGTTTGGACTGTAACACAGGCGAGACATCTCAggcctctctccctcctgagcAAGAACTGGATTCAACCACTGATTCAAGTCAGGTTTACGTGCAAGATTTGCACACAGACTCTCCCGTCACCGTGTCACAACAGCAGCCTTCCTTTACAGACACCCAGACATCATCTCCGTCCCCAACGCAGACCCATTCGGAACCAAAACACCTCACTAAACACTACAAGAACCTCCTCGCCCACATGAACGCGGACGAGACGGACGTTTTGACGGAGCTCTTAGGGCGACACAAGCTGCAGTTTTTGGATTACATTTTAGGAAGCTCAGAAACCACGACCCGCGACCCCGATAATGACAAGTTAATATTGTTGGACATAGAAAGACTTCTGCGTTATCACAGGGAGACGCTGGTCGCTCCCAGCATGAAGCTCTCGGATGCACCGCGGGaggacaaagacaagaccaGAGCGCTCATCGCACTCCAGAAGCTAGAAATGCTGCtggaaagagtgagagagacgtTCAACACAG CTGAGGCCAGCTGTGTTGGTGAATCCTGTTCAACTCACGGCGAAGATCAGGGAACGGACACTGAGGAAGATTCCTCTGTAGGCAACGACACTCCAAGAGATGAGTGGATGGGGGAGgataaagagaaagacagagtgactgaggaggagagaaaaggagaaaagggaaaaagaagtgaagaagaagagagagcgTCCTCTGAATCCCATCCTCACATTCAGCCAGGATCACCACGGCCACCGGAAG GGGTGGTGAAGCAGATTCTGGACTTTGTACATCAGATCGCTGAAGAGACGACCACTCATGTTCATGCAGTGCGAGAGCTCCTCATATGGCTTACTGTACAG GTTGTGTCGTCACTGCCGGATGACATCAGACCCGGGCCGGACCTCTACGGCGTGCCATGGGAACCAGTCATCTTCTCCAGTGTGGTGGGGCTCGTGACGATGCTGCTGTTCACCTGTAGATGTTATAGCTCT GTCAAAAGCAGAATGTATAGCA GTAAAGAGCGGTGGATGGCTGAGCAGGTTGCGCAGCTGCTGGATGAGAAGTGTAAAGTTCTTGAGACTCTCAGCAAATGTCAACAAGAG CATGATGACCTGGAGAACTCGCTGAGGGACAGCGGTGTCTTGGCCCAAACTCAAAAGACAGAACAACTGGAG GTCAAAGCAAGACAGTTGGGACATGCCAAAAGAGAGATGGATAGGGATTTGGAACAACTGAAGGATCAACTTGACCAGCAGAGAGAATACAGGACAGAGCAGGAAAACAGG ATAGCGGGGCTAGAAgaaagcatgaaaacatttgaagaagAAACCAAAGACCTCCAGTCACAGGAAGAGCAG GCACAAACCACCCTGAAAGTGTACAATATGAACTGTGACAGACTACAGAGGAATCTGGAAACAGCTGGAGAGGAGAACACACTGCTGCAGGAGAGCAACGCTCAG TTGAGGCAGCAGGTGGAGGGATGGGCAGAAAGAGTGAGTGAGTTGGAGGCAGAGATGAGCCGGTGTGAAATCTCCCACAGCGGGATGCTGCAGGATGTGGCCAACAAGGATGAGCGTATAACG TCCTTGACAGACCGACTGCTGAGGATGAAAGCTTGGGATTCAGACctagaggaggagggaggtgaggaaggaggagagaaggagacgTCTAATGGTAcagcagggagaggagaggcgaATGGAAGAGGAGACATTATGGACACACAAGGCCATCTTCAGAAAGTCcagaaacttatctatgctgcTAAG CTGAATGCAGACCTCAAATCAGTAGATGAAGACAAGGATAGATTATTCGCAAAACTGAACGATGAAGTCAAAGCTAAAGAAGACCTGCAAG TGAGCATTAAGGAGATGGATAATGAGAAAGTATCTCTGCAGTCGGACACTGAGCAATACGCAGATCAG GTCCAAAGATTACAACAGAAACTCCACATTATGACAGAAATGTACCAGGAGAATGAGCTCAAACTACACAG gctgctgacagtggaggagaaggagcgCATTCAGAAAGAAGAGAAGTTAAATAAAGCTGACAAAAACATTGCGTTGGCCATGGAAGAACTCAGCAACTACAG ACAACGagcaggagagatggaggaagagctCGAGAAGACCAAACAGTCTTACCAGACTCAAATATCTGCACACGAGAAGAAAGCACACAATAATTGG CTGGCAGCCCGAGCAGCAGAAAGAGACCTAGCAGACATCAGGAGAGAGAACGCCCTCTTCAGACAGAA gcTGACAGACACGCAGTTTAAACTAGACGCCCTGGACAAAGATCCCTACGCCTTGGACAGCCTGGCTAGACCACTGCCTTTCAGAG CTGAAAGGTCACCATACGGTCCATCTCCTCTGGGTCGACCTGCATCTGAAACCAGAGCCTTCCTGTCTCCTCCTACATTAATGGATGGACCACCTGCTAGACTGTCTCCtagag TGTCTCGTGGTCCAATGGAGCCCCCAGGTGGCCAAggagagctggagcggagtggAGGTCCTCATTCAGACAGTGGCTCAATCTCTCCAACATGGGAGAGAGATCGCAGGGGCCCTCCACCAGGACCGCCCGGGCCCCCCGGGCCCCTAGGACATCCAG GCTACATGTTCCCAGAACCAGGAGGTCCGATGTACAGGAGACCTCCTCCTGGACCTCTGGGCCACTTGCCTCCTGGCTCCCTCCCACCCGGCCCTCTCCATCCTAGGGGTCTCCCCCCAGGACCCCCTCACCCTGCAGACATGGCGG ATGGCTCatatagagaaaacaaccttGGGCCCGGTGAACAGGAACTCAGAGAG TCTGGACCTGGTGATCGAAGGACTCCCCCTGAAAGTGATCCAAGGATGGGGGGCGGACCCCCGATGGGCCCAATGGGCCCCATGGGCCCCATGGACGGTCCCTTTCCTCGTAGAGCCCCCTATGGACCACCACCTCCCGATTTCTACGGTCCCAGGGGACCTGGCGGTCCTCCCATGATGCCTA TGTGGGCCCCTCCACCTCCAGGGATGATGTTCCCTCCTCGTTTCCCTTCCGGCGgaccttctcttcctcctcactaCGGTCCCCCCATGCGGCACCCTCTGCCCGACGGCCACCCACATCGTCACATGGGTCCTCCTCAGCAGTCCCTCCCCTTCCCACCACACAGCCGGTCGCCAGAGGAGCACACACCCTCGCCCGAGGACGCCATTTGA